A genomic region of Pseudopipra pipra isolate bDixPip1 chromosome 20, bDixPip1.hap1, whole genome shotgun sequence contains the following coding sequences:
- the NRARP gene encoding notch-regulated ankyrin repeat-containing protein → MQIKGRVKGARGAGVTPDGRERSQRSTERGSGGAGSGHRDPPRPQRDPQPRQHRSTARPPPHAREGAAVAVHAGRRGPGGGMSQSEVSPCAAPPPPPSQRVFQEAVRRGNTKELQSLLQNMTNCEFNVNSFGPEGQTALHQSVIDGNLELVKLLVKFGADIRLANRDGWSALHIAAFGGHQDIVLYLITKAKYSAGAR, encoded by the coding sequence ATGCAAATAAAAGGGCGGGTAAAAGGCGCGCGCGGCGCCGGGGTCACTCCAGACGGGCGCGAGCGGAGCCAGCGCAGCACCGAGCGcggcagcggcggggccgggagcggccACCGGGACCCACCGCGACCCCAGcgggacccccagccccggcaGCACCGCAgcaccgcccgcccgccgccgcatGCCCGGGAGGGCGCCGCCGTCGCCGTCCatgcggggcggcggggcccaGGCGGCGGCATGAGCCAGAGCGAGGTGTCGCCGtgcgcggcgccgccgccgccccccagCCAGCGGGTGTTCCAGGAGGCGGTGCGGCGCGGCAACACCAAGGAGCTGCAGTCGCTGCTGCAGAACATGACGAACTGCGAGTTCAACGTCAACTCCTTCGGGCCCGAGGGGCAGACGGCGCTGCACCAGTCCGTCATCGACGGCAACCTCGAGCTCGTCAAGCTCCTGGTCAAGTTCGGCGCTGATATCCGCCTGGCCAACCGCGACGGCTGGAGCGCTCTGCACATCGCCGCCTTCGGAGGCCACCAGGACATCGTCCTCTACCTGATCACCAAGGCCAAATACTCCGCCGGCGCACGGTga